The Podarcis raffonei isolate rPodRaf1 chromosome 2, rPodRaf1.pri, whole genome shotgun sequence genome window below encodes:
- the LOC128409256 gene encoding zinc finger protein RFP-like, translated as MAAAGGHIQRLRDEATCSICLDYFKDPVTIPECGHNFCRSCLVLFWGESEAEAFCPHCRERVQRRSLVSNRQLANVAEIAQNLSLQEGKEEGGKGGVCEKHQEPLKLFCKEDEAPICLVCDRSKEHKHHEVIPLKEAFEEYKAEICRRLEILRKEREEILAHQAALDKESKDLLKLTEMERLKTVEKFRELRQFLEEQEKRLLTNVEEVEKEIAGRRDEQLAKLSRKLSSLERIIQEMEEKRQQPASELLQDVRRTLQRYEERESPEKPLAFPPELRNRILESCDLNHLVEDAMKQFKDALLYRKPIQKANVTLDPDTVHPELILSEDQKSLRWGEKPQALPDNPERFSGWPCVLGREGFTAGRHFWEVTVESGEGWALGVAKKSVERKGSFSLSFVDFCPERGIWAVGKWESEYCACTFPDDSPLSLSEEPRRIRVTLDYEGGRVSFSDADSGAELYTFSGASFSGETLLPFFRLDDFATPLIIS; from the exons ATGGCTGCTGCAGGGGGTCACATCCAGCGTCTCCGTGATGAAGCCACTTGCTCCATCTGCCTGGATTACTTCAAGGATCCAGTGACCATCCCAGAgtgtgggcacaacttctgccgatCCTGCTTGGTCCTGTTCTGGGGGGAATCAGAGGCAGAGGCTTTCTGCCCTCACTGCAGAGAAAGAGTCCAGAGAAGGAGCCTCGTCTCCAACAGGCAACTGGCTAACGTGGCAGAAATAGCCCAGAATCTCAGCCttcaagagggaaaggaggaaggagggaaaggaggagtctgcgagaagcaccaggagcccctgaaaCTCTTTTGCAAGGAGGATGAAGCCCCCATCTGCCTGGTGTGTGACAGATCCAAGGAGCACAAACACCACGAGGTGATTCCTCTGAAGGAGGCTTTTGAGGAATACAAG GCAGAGATCTGTCGCCGCCTGGAGattctgaggaaagagagagaggaaattctGGCCCATCAAGCAGCCCTGgacaaggaaagcaaagaccTCCTT aaattaacagaaatGGAGAGGCTGAAGACCGTGGAGAAGTTCAGAGAATTGCGCCAGTTcctggaagaacaagaaaaacGTCTGCTGACTAACgtggaagaggtggagaaggagattgcagggagaagggatgagcagCTGGCCAAACTCTCcaggaaactctcctctcttgagaggatcatccaggagatggaggagaagcgtCAGCAGCCAGCGAGTGAACTCCTGCAG GATGTGAGAAGGACCTTGCAGAG GTATGAGGAAAGAGAGAGTCCAGAGAAGCCACTGGCTTTCCCTCCAGAGCTGAGGAACAGGATCTTGGAATCCTGTGATCTAAATCACCTTGTGGAGGATGCAATGAAACAATTTAAAG ATGCTCTGTTATACAGAAAACCGATTCAGAAAG CAAATGTCactctggatccagacacagTCCATCCTGAACTCATCCTGTCCGAGGATCAGAAAAGCCTGAGATGGGGAGAGAAACCTCAAGCCCTGCCTGATAATCCTGAGAGATTCAGTGGCTGGCCTTGTGTGTTGGGACGTGAGGGATTCacagcaggcagacatttctgggaagtCACTGTGGAAAGTGGGGAAGGGTGGGCTTTGGGGGTCGCCAAGAAGTCTGTGGAGAGAAAGGGCAGCTTCTCCTTAAGCTTTGTCGACTTCTGTCCTGAGAGAGGGATCTGGGCTGTGGGGAAGTGGGAAAGCGAGTACTGTGCCTGCACCTTCCCTGATGACTCTCCTCTGTCCCTGAGTGAGGAGCCCAGGAGGATCCGGGTGACTCTGGACTATGAAGGGGGACGTGTGTCTTTTTCTGACGCTGACTCAGGAGCCGAACTCTACACGTTCTCAGGAGCCTCGTTCTCTGGAgagaccctcctccctttctttcgtCTGGATGACTTTGCAACCCCCCTCATTATCTCCTGA